From Deltaproteobacteria bacterium, the proteins below share one genomic window:
- a CDS encoding alpha/beta fold hydrolase: CVLGYSMGGRIGLQFALKYPEMVTGLVFANSGVMLPDIQPSPEQIAEMMERREQMMDLIETDDIEAIADAMAERSLSPGFKDKEPATFQRYKEVKLQNNPKPYLPIMQAMTEAMANPPDLTQLRCPALIIAGEHDSFMAVDVASSMEKAIKDATVKILPTGHAAAIEAPEEFNKAVLGFMNSL, from the coding sequence CCTGTGTGCTCGGTTACTCCATGGGCGGACGAATCGGACTCCAGTTTGCGTTGAAATATCCTGAAATGGTTACGGGGCTGGTCTTCGCCAACAGCGGCGTTATGTTGCCAGACATACAGCCTTCGCCTGAACAGATCGCCGAGATGATGGAACGCCGGGAGCAGATGATGGATTTGATAGAAACCGATGATATCGAGGCGATCGCTGACGCCATGGCTGAGCGTTCTCTTTCACCCGGCTTCAAGGACAAGGAGCCAGCTACATTTCAAAGATACAAAGAAGTCAAGCTGCAAAATAATCCCAAGCCATACCTTCCAATTATGCAGGCCATGACCGAGGCTATGGCCAACCCGCCGGACCTGACCCAATTGAGATGCCCGGCTTTAATTATCGCTGGGGAGCATGATAGCTTTATGGCCGTGGATGTAGCTAGCTCGATGGAAAAAGCCATCAAGGACGCGACGGTAAAAATCCTGCCGACAGGACATGCCGCTGCCATTGAAGCGCCGGAGGAATTCAACAAGGCCGTGCTTGGTTTCATGAACAGTTTGTAA